Genomic segment of bacterium:
ATTAAATGAACGGGCTGGAATTCTTAAAAAGCATATGACTCGTTTTACTGTAAAAGATGACAAGCAGAACCGCCATGTCCATGAAGGATTAATGCTGCGGTCTAAACCATATTATGCAATATGGTCCTATAAAATATATAGAAGTGAACGCTTTGATTTGCTAGGCAACAGCCTTGCAATCTTATCCGGAATAGCGCAACCTTCCAGAGCGAAAAAACTTATTAGTTGGATAGAGGCTGAATGCAAAGCGATGACGGATAGAGGAGAATTGGCTGTTGATTTACCCCCTAATTTTTTCCCTTATATCAAAGAAGAAGATCCTGATTGGATGCTACGTTATAAGAAATACAATCAGCCGGGAGAATATCATAATGGCGGTATCTGGCCTTTTGTTTGCGGGTTTTATATTGCGGCTTTAGTTTCTGCGGGGATGTTGAATCTGGCAAAAAGAAAATTACTATCTTTGGCAAAACTTGTTAAACAGACAAGGGAAGCAAAAACTGAGTTCGGATTTAACGAATGGCATCGCGCACAAGACGGTACACCCCGGGGACAGAATTGGCAAAGTTGGTCTGCTGCTATGTATCTTTATGCTGCTGAGTGTGTAGAAAAGAAGAGAACTCCCTTTTTCGAGGAAATTAGATAAATGGGTCACAATTCAACCAATTCAATACTTAATCGCATTGCGTTCATCGGCAACTACTCGCCGCGCCAGTGCGGTATCGCCACATTTACCACCGATTTGTGTGAGGCCATCGCCGCCAAATATAGTCAAACAACCTGCATTGCCCTGCCGGTCAATGACATCAAGGCCGGTTACGCCTATCCGCTCCGCGTTAGGTTTGAGCTTACGGAGAAGGATATTGATTCCTATCGCCGTGCTGCTGACTTTCTAAATATCAACAACGTAGATCTCGTATCCCTGCAGCATGAGTATGGCATTTTTGGCGGACACGCGGGCAGCCACATCCTTGAGCTCTTGCGCGAATTGCGGATGCCTATCGTCACGACACTGCACACCATTCTGCTCGACCCCGACCCCGATCAGAAGCGGGTGTTGGAAGAAGTCGCGGCCCTGTCTGATCGTCTGGTTGTTATGAGTAAGCGCGGCGCGGAATTCCTGCATGACGTCTATGGCGTGCTGCCGGAGAAGATTGATCTGATCCCGCACGGCATCCCTGATGTGCCCTTTGTAGACCCAAGTTTTCACAAAGACCTGTTTGGGGTCGAGGGCAAAATCGTCTTGCTCAGCTTTGGTTTGCTTTCGGCGAGTAAAGGTATCGAAAATGTCATCGCTGCTCTGCCCGCCATTTTAGCCCGGCACCCGAACGTGGTGTACATCGTCCTTGGCGCGACCCACCCTCATGTCATGCAGAATGAAGGCGAAACATACCGGCTGTCCCTGCAATGGCTGGCTCAGGAGAAAGACGTGGAAGGGCAGGTGATCTTTTACAACCGCTTTGTAAGTTTAGAAGAACTTGTTAAATTCATCAGTGTAGCGGATATTTACATCACGCCCTATCTCAACGCAACGCAAATCGCCTCCGGCACACTCGCCTACACCCTGGGAGCGGGCAAGGCGATAATTTCGACACCGTATTGGTATGCGGAAGAGATGCTGGCCGAAGGACGGGGAGTGCTGGTGCCGTTCCGGGATCCGGCAGCACTGGCCGATCAGGTGATTGACCTTTTAGACAACGAGTCCCAGCGCCACGCCATGCGCAAACGGGCCTATGTGTTTGGGCGAGAGATGATCTGGCCGCAGGTAGCAAGCCGTTATATGGAATGCTTTGAACGCGCGCGCGCGGAACGCCGTCATTTTATTCACCCTGACTTTGCGGTTAAACCCCTGGACAAACACCCGGGCGAATTGCCGCCTCTCAAGCTGGACCACTTGCATCATATGACGGATGAAACCGGCATCATGCAACACGCCATTTTCACGGTGCCCAACTATCGCGAGGGCTACACTACCGATGACAACGCCCGCGCGCTGATGGTAAGCGCCCTTATGGAAGACCTTGGCAACGAAGAGGCCTTGGCACTAGGCTCCCGTTATCTGGCCTTTATATGGTATGCCTTCAATACGAAAACCGGACGCCTCCGTAACTTTATGGATTACCAGCGCAACTGGCTGGAAGAGGGCGGTTCCGACGACAGCCACGGCCGAACATTGCGGGCGTTAGGCACCGTGTTGGGTCGCTCGAATATGCCGGCCTTGCACAGTATGGCGGGCTGGATGTTCGAGCAGGCTTTACCCGCTATTCTTAACACACCCAGCCCGCGCGCTTGGGCTTTCGCGATCATTGGCATCCAAGAATATCTACAGCGGTTTGCCGGTGACCGCCAGGCTGACCAGGTTCGCGAGAAATTGTCCGGGCGGCTGCTGACGTTGTATAAAAACCACCACTCAGATGAATGGTGCTGGTATGAAGACCGGCTGACCTATTGCAACGCCGCGTTGCCGCACGCCTTGCTCCTATGTGGCCAAGCGATGTCCAATGCCGCCATGACCGAAACCGGATTGGAGTCGCTGAGTTGGCTGGCCGACTTGCAACGCGCGGACGCGGGGCATTTTGTTCCTATCGGATCCAATGGTTTTTATCCGCAAGGTGGTGAGCGGGCCCGGTTCGATCAACAGCCGGTGGAGGCGCAGGCGATGGTCTCTGCCTGTCTCGAAGCCTACCGGATCACGCTTGATGAACGCTGGCGCAAGGAAGCCCGCCGCGCCTTTGAATGGTTCCTTGGGCGCAATGATCTTAATCTGCCCCTTTACGATCCGACGACAGGCGGTTGTCGGGACGGCCTGCATCCCGACCGCGTGAACGAGAATCAGGGAGCGGAGTCGACGCTGTCCTTCCTCCAAGCCCTGCTGGAACTGCGGCTGGCTGAGAATATTATTATTGGGTAAAATGAATCCCAATCCGGGCTGGTGCTGGGACGGACATCTTACAAAGATGGCAAGTATAGCGGGCATGTCTTATTCAGAAACGCTGGAGGCTATCTTAAAAGTAGGTGAACAACGATTGAATATCCAGTAGATAATTAGAGCGGTTTTTTATATACAGGCAAAGTATGCCCTTTTACTTTGTCCTCCAGTTGATTCGGACAAACAGGATTTTCACCTATAGGATTAACAATATACGCTTTAGTGCCGGATGGACACTCCAATTTTTCAGGAAGACACTCTGGAACTAAATCTTCCATGGTACAATTAGCTCCATTCTCTCTCTTATTGCTGGCTGCCCATTTCTCTTTTGCCCATACAATTTTCCTCATATTGGTTAAGCACGTTTCTTTCCTATAAGCTACCTGATCTTTAATATAACTAGGCACTGCCATTGCACCTAAGAGGAAAATCACAACTATAATAATAAGAAAATCCACTCTATCCAGTCTTTTCATGGGTACATCTCATCCTTAACTGTTTCGCCCCTTTGTTCCATTTCAATATATTTTTCCATTTTCTTTATGTGTCTTCCTGCAACCTCAGATTGTGACCAATTTTTATATCCCTTTTTCTTAACAGATTCCCATATTTCCAAAGATTTTTGCCAGTTATGCTGCTTTGCATAGCTATGAGCAAGAATGTGAGAAACATACATTGGATGGTCTTTACACTGCCCAGCCAATGCGAAGTACTTAACAGCTTCTGCATATAATTTCAACTTATGGTAATAAACCCAACCGCACTCAAAGAATAAGTCATACTTATCTTGATTAAATTTTATGCCTTCTTTTAGTATATTAATATCTGCCCAATAGCATTTTTCTTTTATTTCAGGATCCTTTACAGCTGCGCTGAGGTTATATCCGATATGCCATGCCCATAAAATCCATGCGTCAAGAAAATGCGGGTCAAGCCATGTAATCGTTCTGAAAATAGGAAACATTTTCTCTTGCTGCTGGTGATCCCAGTAGTAATCTATTCTAAGCCACATTAAATCTACAACAATATCCTTGAAACCAAAGAGAAATTGCCCCAAGAATTCCCCTGCCGGAGCGGTAACCAATTTTCTCTCTGGATGCAATTTATCCAAATCCTTATCTATGCTCTTATGCAACGGAATAATTACAACCAGCAATATTAAAATAATAAGAGGAAATATGAAATGTATCTTTTGAGGTCTGAATTTCATACTTCTCTCTTTCTAAAAAATAATATGGCCAGAAGCGTAAATATTATTATATAGTTCAGCCCATAAACAGTAACTTTAAGTATGTGCAGGACTGATACTGCTGTGCCATGAACAATATCACGATTTACATTAAAATTACCAAAATTGGGCAAAAGGTAATAGGCCCCATCAAGTACAAATTTCAATATGGCACTGCCTTTTGAGGCCAGATGTCTAAGATACTCAAATATATTTCCTATAATGTAGATAAATAGTGTTAAAGCTATACTTATCCACATGGTAGAAAATGTTGAAAACATAAGAGCAATAGAACTAAGTAAGGATAAACTAATAAAAATTAGAAACATAGCTTTGAATATTTCAAAATTCAGTACGCGCTCTTTTAGATAAAGCACACTTAAAAACACACCAGTCATAAAACAGAGATTAATAAATAAGGCAAACATTGCGCCAAACAGCTTTCCTAAAATAAGCTCATATCTGTGAACTGGTTTAGAAAGCACCGCATATATTGTTTTTTTTTCCAGTTCTTCAGTAATTAATCTTGCTCCGAGAATAACCGCTATTAGCAGCCCAAAAATTGTTATAAAGAAAAACCCCATATCTTTAATCATTTTCATCTCTTCCCGCGGAGTAAAAAACGAAAACATCTTTGTGCTTCCAATAGTAACTAGAGCAAAGATCAACATAATGTTAAACATCTTCCCTCTTAATGCTTCTTTAAAGGTATTTTTTGCAATTGCAATGATTCTCATTTTTTCTCCTCATAACGTTCTAGGCATTATTGTATAAAATCTTTTCAATGTCTACATATTTGTTAACAACAACATCCATGCTTTTACGTCCTGAAGTATATGGTATTATACCCAGTATTGGTACCCTGCCAAAAGCTCTTATAACTTGGGGATTTGTTTCCTCAGACATCTGAATATCTCTGCTAGTCTTGTTTATAATAATGCCTATTACCTTAAGTCCTGACCTTCGCGCATGATACAGACTCAGAAGAGTGTGATTAATGCTGCCCAGCCCTGCTTTTGCAACAACTATAATAGGAAGTTTCATATCTCTAGCAAGATCAGAAATCATATAATTGGATGTTATTGGTACAAGAAATCCGCCACACCCTTCAACAATTAAAAAATCGTATTTATCCGTAAGGTTTCTAAAAGAGGTAAGTATTTTTTTTTTGTATATTTTCTTTCCTTCAAGCTTTGCGGCAACATACGGAGCTAAAGGATGTTGCAATATATAAGGATTGATATGGCTGTAAGTGTCTTGAATTTTACTCATTCTGATCAGATATTCAGTGTCCTTACCAACAAGTTTGCCTTTTTTATATTTTCCTCCTGTCTCAACAGGCTTCATAACACCCACATTTATCCCCATGTTACGAAGCAGTCGAGCCAATCCTCCAGCTATAACAGTTTTGCCAACTTCAGTATCAGTACCTGTAATAAAAACGCCTTTTCTCATTTTTGCCCTTGTGCAATCAGTATGTCGTAAGTTGCAAAAATCTTATTATTCTTGGAATATTTTTTCGCATACACTTCTTTCATTTTGTTCATTATTTTTCTATTGCCCAATCCATCTCTTGAGCCACACAGATGATTGTGAGACCCTATAGACCTAAGATAGGTCAACAAATTCATAACATTATCATAATATATCCTCTGCGTAATTTCTCCTACATTAATGCATCTAAATCTATTAAGAAGACCAACAAGTCTTCTTTCATCAACAAAGCTCAGGCAATGAGAACTTGGATGCGTACCCATAATATTATGCGCCTCTATAAAGGAACTGCCAAGTTCGCACAATGTCTCTCCTCCAAACATTGAAAAAAGGAATTTTCCTTCTGGTTTTATAACTCTATATAATTCACTTATCCCTCTGGAATAGTTTTCCATCCACTGATATACAGAATTTGAAATTAGTATATCAAACATATCATTCTTATACGGTAAAAATTCAGCATCTGCCTGCACGAAACTAGTTCTATTAATACGCTTTTTTGCTGAGGATATTTTGACCATTCCAAAGGCAAGGTCAACAGCATATATTTTTGCGTTTGGAAACGCACACTGAAGCTTATCAATAAGATAACCAGTTCCTGTTCCTACGTCCAGTATTCTCAAGGCACATTTAGACTTATCCAGCATTGAGACCAGTATATCTGCGATCTTAAACTGCAGTTCAGCAATATTATTATACGTTGAAGCACTTTTCGAAAATGAGGACTTTGTCCACTGCTTAAAATTCATAATCTCTCAAAAACCCATCCAATAAATTATTAAACTCCTCATGTTTCGTTACAAATGGAACATGTCCTGTGCTCTCAAACGCATGAAGAACAGAATTTTTTATTTTGCTATGCATGTAATCTGCGCAAGCATAAGGACATATCATATCACCTTTCCCATGAATTAGGAGAGTAGGAACTTTTATAGAGTGTAATTTATCTCTCAGGTCACAATTTCTAAGCAATAGTAGATCCTGTAACATTGTATTTTTGTTACATAGATTTGACGACTCCTTTATTAAATCCAAATCTTCTTTTTTAAAATCTGCATTCTTCAAAATAAGACTTGCAAAATTGCTTAACATTCTCATAGGTGATTTTCTGAACTTGTTGATAAAGCTTTGCATGGCAATGTGTGATATACCCGCATTATAATCCTCTGAAGCAACAAATTTTGCAGGAGTGCTTACAAGGACAAGCTTTGTCACATACTCAGGGTATTGAAATGCAAAATTAATAGCAATCATGCCACCCATTGACCAGCCTACAAGGTTAATGTTCTTTAATTTTAATTTTTTAATGACTCTAAATATATGTTCTGTGTGTACTCTTATACGATCATCAGAGGCATTGGCATCTTCTTCAAGGGATATAGCAGCAGTTCTGTAGTTCTGGCTGAAATACTCTATTTGATGCTTCCAGATACTTTTGCTAATTCCCCAGCCTGGAATAAATAAAAGAGGAGGGCATAAGTTAGTCATCTGTATTCAATTATATCTTCTCTAAAATAAAGATGTCGCAGACAAAACTTAATAAAATTCTATCTGCGACACACAAAACAAAAGACAGGTAATTATTTTTTACCCATTATACGATACATACCTGTACCGCAGCACGGACAAACGCCCTTCATTGCTTTTCTGCCATTCTTCATCGTAACTTCCTTGGCGTTCTTCATTTCTTTCTTAGCTTTACACTTTACACAATAAGCTTCTGCCATACTACACCTCCTTACGGTTTTTAAAACAACGTTGGTCTAAGTTTATCATCCCATTACCAAAAGTCAATCTAATTGTATGATTAAAGATTCCTCAAGAAACTTCTTTGTTTCCAGAAATGCTTTTGCTCTATGGCTTATTTTGTTTTTTATCTCAGGACCCAGTTCTGCAAAGGTTTTATTATATTGGGGAATAATAAAGAGAGGATCATATCCAAAACCTGTTTTGCCTTTAGGTTCAAAAGCGATTATCCCTTCACAAGTGCCTTTTATGATTTTTTTTACTTTGCCTTTGTCTGCAATTGCAACAATACATACAAATCGCGCCGTGCGATTCTTAGGAGGAACATACTCCATGAGACGAAGAAGCTTTCTGTTATTATCATCGTAAGTTGCATCTTTACCTGCAAAACGCGAGGAATAAACGCCCGGCCGTCCTTCCAAAGCGTCCACCTCTAGTCCTGAATCGTCAGCAATAGCCAACTGCTGCGTGAATTTACTTACAACAATAGCCTTTTTAATTGCATTTTCTTCTATACTCTTTCCGTCCTCTGCAACCTCCTTCAATCCAGGGAAGTCTAACGCAGACGAGATTTCTACACTTAAACTGCCAAGAATCTTCTTAATCTCTTTTATTTTATATCTGTTTCTTGTTGCCAGAACTATATTCACTCTATTTACCTTTTATCTTTTCAAGCTTTGCGTATTTAGTAAGCAAAAGACGTTTTTGATTGTCATTATCAAAATGAACTGTTATTTTCAAACTCTCTCCAACACCGCTATGATCAATAACAGTTCCCTTTCCCCATTTTGTGTGCATCACCCTATTGCCAATACTATACTCTCGTTTAACAATATGCTTAGTCATAGTTTTCCCCTTTATTAAAGTGTTTATCTGCCATTCTTGTTATTCTATTTAGAACGATCTCAAGTTCCCTGCCTTTTTTTAGTTTTTCTTCTTTTGAAGTATCTGATGGAACATAAACAGGAGAACCAAAAGTTACTACAGCCCTGGTGAAAGGATGTGGAAATACAAACCTATCCCAGCTGTTAAGTCTTGTGTTTCTGGATGTATTGAATGTCATGGGAACTATCGGACATCCGGACTCGGCCGCTATATGAATAACTCCTTGCTGTACTTTTTCAGCCGGACCTCTTGGCCCGTCCGGCGTTATTCCCATATCAGAACCTTCTGATAACCTTTTAAGCATCTCCTCATGAGCATTTTTTTCATAATGCCTGCTAGATCCTCTAATAAACGAATACCCAAATCTTTTAATAACCCTTGCTATAAATTCTCCATCCCTGCTCGGACTTATTAAGACACATATATTCCCGCCTAACTTGTACCTGTAATAATACACAGTTAAAAACAACCTGCTATGCCATGTAGCAAGTATAATATTTTTGCCTTCTCTTTTTAATTTTAAGTAGTTTTCTTCTCCTTTGGTTTCAAAGACTATGCTTCTACCAATGCCTCTAATCAATATCCATGCTAGCCATGGAATTACTCCTGACTTAAAAACCCTGTGTATTCTCATTTTTTAGTATTCACACGAAACTGAAGATCATGCAATTTCTTGTACAAACCTCCCTCTTTGACAAGTTCCTCATGTGTGCCTGTTTCTATAATTTTGCCGTCTTCAACTACTATAATTTTATCCGCGTTCATAATAGTGGAAAGCCGATGCGCAATCACAAATGTGGTACGATTGGCCATAAGATTATTTATTGCCTTCTGGACCAGATATTCTGATTCAGTATCAAGAGCAGAGGTCGCTTCATCAAGTATAAGTATAGGAGGATTTTTGAGAATAGCTCTTGCAATGGCTATTCTCTGCGCCTCTCCTCCTGAAAGCTTTACACCACGATCGCCAATAACAGCATCATATCCTTCAGGCATCTTCATTATAAACTCATGAGCAAGCGCAGCTTTAGCTGCATGTTCTATCTTTTCCTGAGAAACTTCTTCCTGATGCCCATAAGATATATTCTGTCTTAGCGTATCATTAAAGAGAACAGTCTCCTGTGTAACAATTCCCATTTGTCTGCGAAGAGAACATAATGAAAATTCATTAATATTCATTTCGTCTATTGTAATTTCCCCTGATGTTGGATCATATAGACGTGGAATGAGATTTGCTATAGTCGTTTTACCCGAACCGCTTGGACCTGCTACAGCAACAACTTCCCCATGATTAATATCAAAACTGATATTCTTTAACACAATAACATCTCTATCATAAGCAAAACTGACATTCTTAAATTCGATTTTATTCTTAAATGTATCCAATGTACGTGCATTGGGCAAATCAACAATTTCTGACTGGCTATCCATTACATTGAAGATTCTTGATGCAGCTGCAAACATAGATTGAATAGTATTATTAACACTACTTAATTTCTTTATTGAACCAGGTATTCCACCTATAGCAACAAAAAATCCAATGAAGCAGCCAATGGTTAAATCTCCTCTTATAACAGAAACGCCACCCAGCCATGTAGCAACAGCAATCCCAAGCATGCCAACAAACTCTGTAACAGAAGAAGTAACTGCCTGTACTCTTGTCCTCTTTATCTCTGTTTTAAAAACTCCTTCATTTTCCTTGCTAAATCTTTCTGATTCATAATGTTCCATAGAAAAAGCCTTAACAATTCTCATTGAGGAAAGACTTTCCTGCATCACTGAAAAAACGGATGCTCTTCTCTTTAGGGTAATAGATGTAAGCTTGCGCATCTTTCTGCCGAATTTAATAATTGGGTATATTATCAGAGGAAATATCAGAATAGATATAATGGTTAGTTTTGGGCTGAGCACAAATGCAATTACTACTCGCGTTATGATATTCATTGGCTCTCTAATAACATCTCCAAAGAGTACCGTCATAGATGTTTTAACTTCTCCGACATCATTTGCAATACGGCTCATAATAGCGCCTGACTTCTGCCTGGTGAAGAAAGACAGGCTCATATGCTGAATATGCCTATACAATTTATTTCTCAAATCCAAAGTTCCTCTAAGTCCGGCGTATGTCATTAAATAACTTTGAGCAAACTGGGCAAGTCCTTTCAAAATATAAATAAAA
This window contains:
- the bioD gene encoding dethiobiotin synthase; this translates as MRKGVFITGTDTEVGKTVIAGGLARLLRNMGINVGVMKPVETGGKYKKGKLVGKDTEYLIRMSKIQDTYSHINPYILQHPLAPYVAAKLEGKKIYKKKILTSFRNLTDKYDFLIVEGCGGFLVPITSNYMISDLARDMKLPIIVVAKAGLGSINHTLLSLYHARRSGLKVIGIIINKTSRDIQMSEETNPQVIRAFGRVPILGIIPYTSGRKSMDVVVNKYVDIEKILYNNA
- a CDS encoding ABC transporter permease, which encodes MRIIAIAKNTFKEALRGKMFNIMLIFALVTIGSTKMFSFFTPREEMKMIKDMGFFFITIFGLLIAVILGARLITEELEKKTIYAVLSKPVHRYELILGKLFGAMFALFINLCFMTGVFLSVLYLKERVLNFEIFKAMFLIFISLSLLSSIALMFSTFSTMWISIALTLFIYIIGNIFEYLRHLASKGSAILKFVLDGAYYLLPNFGNFNVNRDIVHGTAVSVLHILKVTVYGLNYIIIFTLLAILFFRKREV
- a CDS encoding amylo-alpha-1,6-glucosidase, with amino-acid sequence MKKKDKEFLEKAKHAALEVLLHNNHGPYRGLPRAAGWGYPEPYTRDLLISSFGILATKNEKLIKSMKRVLETLAKNQSPLGHIPSLVHDSEDRGSSDCTPLFLIGVGLWRQVMNEPDFLEDAVRKSVTWMEYRSPTNRIMVSQLPTSDWRDEQWVLGYGLFVNTLVYIYLKLFGLNERAGILKKHMTRFTVKDDKQNRHVHEGLMLRSKPYYAIWSYKIYRSERFDLLGNSLAILSGIAQPSRAKKLISWIEAECKAMTDRGELAVDLPPNFFPYIKEEDPDWMLRYKKYNQPGEYHNGGIWPFVCGFYIAALVSAGMLNLAKRKLLSLAKLVKQTREAKTEFGFNEWHRAQDGTPRGQNWQSWSAAMYLYAAECVEKKRTPFFEEIR
- a CDS encoding alpha/beta hydrolase, with translation MTNLCPPLLFIPGWGISKSIWKHQIEYFSQNYRTAAISLEEDANASDDRIRVHTEHIFRVIKKLKLKNINLVGWSMGGMIAINFAFQYPEYVTKLVLVSTPAKFVASEDYNAGISHIAMQSFINKFRKSPMRMLSNFASLILKNADFKKEDLDLIKESSNLCNKNTMLQDLLLLRNCDLRDKLHSIKVPTLLIHGKGDMICPYACADYMHSKIKNSVLHAFESTGHVPFVTKHEEFNNLLDGFLRDYEF
- a CDS encoding lysophospholipid acyltransferase family protein; its protein translation is MRIHRVFKSGVIPWLAWILIRGIGRSIVFETKGEENYLKLKREGKNIILATWHSRLFLTVYYYRYKLGGNICVLISPSRDGEFIARVIKRFGYSFIRGSSRHYEKNAHEEMLKRLSEGSDMGITPDGPRGPAEKVQQGVIHIAAESGCPIVPMTFNTSRNTRLNSWDRFVFPHPFTRAVVTFGSPVYVPSDTSKEEKLKKGRELEIVLNRITRMADKHFNKGENYD
- a CDS encoding glycosyltransferase family 4 protein — protein: MGHNSTNSILNRIAFIGNYSPRQCGIATFTTDLCEAIAAKYSQTTCIALPVNDIKAGYAYPLRVRFELTEKDIDSYRRAADFLNINNVDLVSLQHEYGIFGGHAGSHILELLRELRMPIVTTLHTILLDPDPDQKRVLEEVAALSDRLVVMSKRGAEFLHDVYGVLPEKIDLIPHGIPDVPFVDPSFHKDLFGVEGKIVLLSFGLLSASKGIENVIAALPAILARHPNVVYIVLGATHPHVMQNEGETYRLSLQWLAQEKDVEGQVIFYNRFVSLEELVKFISVADIYITPYLNATQIASGTLAYTLGAGKAIISTPYWYAEEMLAEGRGVLVPFRDPAALADQVIDLLDNESQRHAMRKRAYVFGREMIWPQVASRYMECFERARAERRHFIHPDFAVKPLDKHPGELPPLKLDHLHHMTDETGIMQHAIFTVPNYREGYTTDDNARALMVSALMEDLGNEEALALGSRYLAFIWYAFNTKTGRLRNFMDYQRNWLEEGGSDDSHGRTLRALGTVLGRSNMPALHSMAGWMFEQALPAILNTPSPRAWAFAIIGIQEYLQRFAGDRQADQVREKLSGRLLTLYKNHHSDEWCWYEDRLTYCNAALPHALLLCGQAMSNAAMTETGLESLSWLADLQRADAGHFVPIGSNGFYPQGGERARFDQQPVEAQAMVSACLEAYRITLDERWRKEARRAFEWFLGRNDLNLPLYDPTTGGCRDGLHPDRVNENQGAESTLSFLQALLELRLAENIIIG
- a CDS encoding XTP/dITP diphosphatase gives rise to the protein MNIVLATRNRYKIKEIKKILGSLSVEISSALDFPGLKEVAEDGKSIEENAIKKAIVVSKFTQQLAIADDSGLEVDALEGRPGVYSSRFAGKDATYDDNNRKLLRLMEYVPPKNRTARFVCIVAIADKGKVKKIIKGTCEGIIAFEPKGKTGFGYDPLFIIPQYNKTFAELGPEIKNKISHRAKAFLETKKFLEESLIIQLD
- a CDS encoding ABC transporter ATP-binding protein/permease, producing MKQYIRILKFVKPYWKRILLAVICMFILQFCTVGSIGSIVVFMDNILSTGSVSPNTPIPLTLKGELFGHKVAITPLTAEFTVVAWLKLLVVFIVFIYILKGLAQFAQSYLMTYAGLRGTLDLRNKLYRHIQHMSLSFFTRQKSGAIMSRIANDVGEVKTSMTVLFGDVIREPMNIITRVVIAFVLSPKLTIISILIFPLIIYPIIKFGRKMRKLTSITLKRRASVFSVMQESLSSMRIVKAFSMEHYESERFSKENEGVFKTEIKRTRVQAVTSSVTEFVGMLGIAVATWLGGVSVIRGDLTIGCFIGFFVAIGGIPGSIKKLSSVNNTIQSMFAAASRIFNVMDSQSEIVDLPNARTLDTFKNKIEFKNVSFAYDRDVIVLKNISFDINHGEVVAVAGPSGSGKTTIANLIPRLYDPTSGEITIDEMNINEFSLCSLRRQMGIVTQETVLFNDTLRQNISYGHQEEVSQEKIEHAAKAALAHEFIMKMPEGYDAVIGDRGVKLSGGEAQRIAIARAILKNPPILILDEATSALDTESEYLVQKAINNLMANRTTFVIAHRLSTIMNADKIIVVEDGKIIETGTHEELVKEGGLYKKLHDLQFRVNTKK
- a CDS encoding methyltransferase domain-containing protein, with product MNFKQWTKSSFSKSASTYNNIAELQFKIADILVSMLDKSKCALRILDVGTGTGYLIDKLQCAFPNAKIYAVDLAFGMVKISSAKKRINRTSFVQADAEFLPYKNDMFDILISNSVYQWMENYSRGISELYRVIKPEGKFLFSMFGGETLCELGSSFIEAHNIMGTHPSSHCLSFVDERRLVGLLNRFRCINVGEITQRIYYDNVMNLLTYLRSIGSHNHLCGSRDGLGNRKIMNKMKEVYAKKYSKNNKIFATYDILIAQGQK